The Hymenobacter sp. DG01 sequence TGTATACACGTAACCTTATGGCACCGGTTGCCCCCGCTCCTGCAGGTAGCTCTGGAAAGCAGGCAGCTGACAGCCTTTCTCGAAGCCTTGTTGCGCAATGGCCGCTCCAATACCAGGCAATAACTCAGCTACCCATTGCGCAAAGTCGGCTGCCGTAGGCTCATGAGCGGCGGCCAAAGATGGGGAATAGGGAGGCATATCGTTCATGGTCAAGTGATTTTGGTTGCAGGTTGCTAAAAGAGTGCCAGCAGTAAGGCTGACTTGCTTTTATACAATTCTCGGCAGCAGCCTCCAGGCCTAGAGTCAACTTGAAGTACCTTTTGCGGCCCTCTCGCACGGTTTACACAGCAGATACTACCCCATAATCTTGTGGGGTCAGTCAATTCAAGCTTAGTAGTAGCCAGGCGTTTATCTAAAGGGAGAGGATGCCAGGCAGGCCAGTAGCTTTTGCTGCTTATGGCTGGGGTAGGGGCATGGGCTGCCACCACCCTTGGGTATGCCGGTACGGCATCGGCCCAGAGCTGGCCGGCCCTAGCCACTTGCACGGGCAGAGGGGGGTAGGGGTGGTACGCATGCCTAATCCTTGTACCTTTACCGTATGGCGGAAACCTCTCGTGACCTGATCCTGCGCCGTATCCGGGAATCGTTGCGGCAACCCGCGCCGCAGCCGGCTCGCCCCGATTTTACAGCGCCCCTGCACCCCCGGCCCACCTCCGCCGACGACCTGGCCGTGGCCTTCGCCCAGAGCTTTGTGCGGGTAGGTGGCGCGTTCTATTACTGCGAGTCGGTGGAGCACTTCTACGACCAGCTCTTCACCTACAAGAAGGAGAAGAACCTAGAGCACCTCTACGTATGGGAGCCGGAGCTGAAAAAGCTGCTGCACGAAGGCAATATCGTGTTTCAGGGCGATGAAGCCGATTTCCGGACCCAGGCCGATGCCGGCCTGACCAGCTGCGAAGCCCTGGTGGCCCGCACCGGCAGCGTGCTGGTAGCCGCCGCTACGGCCAGTGGCCGCCGCCTCAGCATCTACCCCGATCAGCACTTGGTGGTGGCCCGTACCTCCCAGGTAGTAGCCGACATTGGCGGCGCGCTGAAGCTGATGCAGCAGAAGTACGGCGCCGACAAGTTGCCTTCCATGATTTCCCTCACCACCGGGCCTAGTCGCACGGCGGATATTGAAAAAACGCTGGTGCTCGGTGCCCACGGCCCGCGCAGCATCGTGTTGTTTTTACTGGATGACGCGCCCGCCGCAACTGCCTGACCTCGCGCTGCCCACTGGCCGCCGCGTGTACTTTGCTTCTGATTTTCACCTGGGTGCCCCCGATGCCACCCGCTCCCTGGAGCGGGAGCGGCGCATCGTGCGCTGGCTCGATGCGGCCGCTCAGGATGCAGCCGCCATCTATCTGCTGGGGGATATTTTCGACTTCTGGTTTGAGTACCGGCACGCCATTCCGCGCGGCTTTATCCGGCTGCAGGGCAAGCTGGCGGAGCTGACCGATGCCGGCCTGCCCGTGACGTTTTTTACCGGCAACCACGACATGTGGATGTTCGACTATTTCACCAAAGAGCTGAACATTCCGGTGCTGCGCCACCCGGTTAGCCAGCGCATTGGGGGGCACCAGTTTCACATCGGGCACGGCGACGGCCTCGGCCCCGGCGACCATACGTATAAGGTGTTGAAGCGCGTGTTTGCCTCGCCGGTGGCGCAGTGGCTGTTTGCCCGTCTGCACCCCAACCTGGGCATTGGTATTGCCAACCGCTGGAGCCGGCACAGTCGCCTGCAGAACGGCGGCGCCGACGAGCAGTACTTCGGCGACGAGGAGTGGCTGCTGACCTACTGCCGCGAAGTGCAGCAGCAGTTTCCGCACGAGTACTACGTGTTCGGGCACCGCCACCTACCCCTTGATGTGGAAGTTGGGGTAGGAAGTCGCTACGTAAACCTGGGCGAATGGGTCAATTATTGCTCCTACGGCGTGTATGATGGCAACCAACTGGAGCTTCGGCACTTTGAGCAAGAGAAATAAAGCTGAACAGCTGGAGCTGAGCATCAGAAAGCAGGTAGCAACTGGGTTTTTAGCCCTCAGCTCAGTCCTCTTAACTCTTAGCTCAGCATACGCCCAGACCACCGCGCCGGCCGCCGGCTCGGTAGCACCCGCCGGGCAGGCCGCGCCTGTGGTTACAATACCCGCCGATACCAGGGAACCCGCTGCTACATGGGTGCCAGTGCGCACCATTGCCCTGCCCCAGCCGGGCCCGGCCTCCCTGGACCGGCGCGGCAACCTTTACGTAGCCGACGCCCAGAACAACCTGCGCCAGTACGGGCCCGATGGGCAGTCCCTTAACACCTTTTCGCCCCCGCTGCCCGGGCACACGGCCCAGGTAGAAGCCTGGAACACGGCCAAAGTGCTGGTGTTTTATGATGACCGCCAACAGGTAGTGCTACTGGATCGGTTTCTGACGCCCATAGCCGAAGTACGCTGGCAGGATTACCTCGATGGGCAGATCCGCGCGGCCACCCTGGCCCCCGACGACCGGTACTGGCTGCTCAACGAATCGGACCTGACGCTTCGGCAGTTCGATACTAGCCAGAAGCGCTTCTCCATCACTACCCCCCTCGACCTGCTGATAGGCCGCAGCCGGCCCGACTTCCGGTTTTTGCGCGAGTACCAGAACAACCTCTACCTCGTGGACCGCAACAGCGGCATCTACGTGTTCGATAACCTGGGCAACTACCGCAAAAAGCTGCCGCTACCCGGCCTGAGCTACGTGGGTTTCCGCGGCGACGAGCTGTACTACCTTGCCCCCGACGGGCTGCATTTCTGGCACCTTTACAATCAAACGGACCGCCGCCTACCCCTCCCTGCGGCCGGAGCCCAGCAGGTGCTGGTAGGCGAGCAGTACGCCTACGTGCTGACCAGCGTGGGGGTGCAGGTGTATAAAATATAGGCTCTTCGGGCAAAGGGCAACAGTCGAGGTTGCCTTCGGGAACCGCAAATACCGGCCGGATTGGGGCTTTGGAGCTGACGAAGGGGTAGGGCCCGCTGCATTGGGGCGTAACTCCCTGACCCGGCGAGGCGTTAGCGGAGGAGCTGGCCCTAAGGTCAGCAGTTGTTCATCCACTCCACAACCCCGGTTAGCTATGAAAGCACTCGTGTATCACGGAATTAAAGACGTGCGCGTCGATACCGTAGAGGACCCGAAGATTGAAGACGCCCGCGACGCCATTATCCGCGTGACGAGCACAGCCATTTGCGGCTCCGACCTGCACATTTACAACGGCAGCATTCCGCAGCCCCGGCCCATGGTACTGGGCCACGAATTTATGGGCATTGTGGAAGAAGTGGGCAAGGGGGTAGGCGGCAAGCTCAAAGTAGGCGACCGGGTAGTGGTGCCCTTCCCGGTAGCCTGCGGTACCTGCTACTTCTGCAACCACGCCTTGCCGGGCCACTGCGAAAACTCCAACCCCGACCATTACGGCCCCGAAGGCGGCCTGCTGACGGAAAAAGGCGGCGCTCTGTTCGGTTACACCGATTTATACGGCGGCTACAACGGCGGCCAGGCTGAGTATGTGCGCGTACCCTACGCCGACTATGGCCCCCGTGTAATTCCGGACAGCCTCACCGACGAGCAGGCCCTCTTCCTGACCGATATTTTCCCGACCGGCTATTCCGGCATTGATTGGGGCGAAGTGAAGGGCGGCGAAACGGTGGCCATCTTCGGTGCCGGCCCCGTGGGCATTATGGCCGCAAAATCGGCGTGGTTGCGCGGTGCGGCCCGGGTTGTTATTGTCGATACCCTGCAGTACCGCCTCGACAAGGCCCAGCATGCCACCAACTGTGAAACCATATTGTGGGAAAATGCCAAGGATGTGGTGGAGCAGATCAGGGACATGAGCGGCGGCCGCGGAGCCGATGTGTGCGTGGAAGCCGTGGGCTTCGAACCCGACCGTAACCTGCTGGACCGGGCCAAAGCGGTAGTCAATTTCGAAAAAGGCTCGCCCAAAGTGCTGGAAGCCTGCATGAGCGCCGTGCGGCGCGGCGGCATTGTAACGGTGCTAGGCGTGTACGCCACCCCCTACGATAATTTCCCCATCGGACAGTTCTTCGACAAAGGCATCAAGATAGTGGGCGGCCAGGCCCCGGCCCACAAACACATCGATAAGCTGCTGCAGTATGTCATTGATGGCAAAGTGGTGCTGGATGACATCATCACCCACCGCCTACCTCTCTCGGAGGCCGCTCACGGCTACGATATTTTCCGCAACAAGAAGGATAACTGCGTGAAAGTAGTGCTCAAGCCCTAGCCAGTTTCGGGCGTGCTACCCCTCTAAAGGCCGGCAACTTGCCGGCCTTTTTCGTGGCGGTTGGGGGTAGGGGGCAAGAGGCTATTTCTGCCTACATTTGAAAGAGACGACTCCCATCGTTGATTCCGCCCTCCTGCCTCTGCCACAACCAATTCCTTTCTATGTCTGCTGTTGCTTACTGCCACCGGTATCTTCGTTTTCTATTGCTTGCAGCAGGCATCACCGGCGGTAGCTCGGCCCTGGCGCAAACTGCGCCTGTCCGGCCCACTGCCCGGCTGGCACCCGGCCTCGATGCCAATCGGGCCGGGCGCGTACTGCGGGTCAGTGTATCCAGTGAAGCCGGGTTTCGGCAGTGGCTGGCGCAGAAGCAGCCCCGGGCCACAGCTACGGCGGAGCCCCACCAACCCGGCCTCTGGCAGGTACGCGGCGCTACGGCTGCCGAGCTGAGCCAATGTCCCTACATCGGCTTTGTGGAGGTAGCCGACCGGGCCGCCCGGCCGGAGCGCCAGCTCAACGGCGCCGACTTCGCGGCCAATAAAGTAACGGCGGTGCACACGCGCTACCCCCAGCTGGCGGGGCAAGGCCTGACCGTCTCCCTCAAGGAAAGCCCTCTTGATGTCAACGACATTGACTTCAAAGGCCGCCTGGTAAATCCCAATCCGCAGGCTCCGATACTGAACGCGCACTCCACCCTGATGGCAACCCTGATTGCCGGCGGAGGCAACTCGGCGCCGGCCGGCAAGGGGGCGGCCTGGCAGGCCCGCATCGCGCAGGCCAGCTACGACAACCTGCTGCCCGACAACGATGCTACCCTAGTCAGCCAGGGCGTATCGGTGCAGAACCACTCGTACGGGGTAAGCGTGGAAAATTTTTACGGCCTCGAAGCCCGCGCCTACGACCAGCAGGTGCTGCGGCGCCCGGAGCTGCTCCACGTATTTTCCGCCGGTAACTCAGGCAACCAGCCGGCCCCGGCCGGTCCGTACGCCGGCCTGGCGGCGGTAGCCAACCTGACGGGGCAGTTTAAGAACTCCAAGAATACGCTCACGGTGGGCGCTACGGATGCTTTCGGGCAGGTAGCCCCGCTCAGCTCCCGGGGCCCCGCCGCCGATGGCCGCATCAAGCCCGAGCTGGTAGCCTTCGGCGACGGCGGCACTTCCGATGCGGCCGCCCTGGTATCGGGCGTGAGCCTGCTGGTGCAGCAGGCCTACCGCGACCAGCAGGGGCGGCTGCCCTCGGCGGCCCTGGTGAAAGCCGCCCTGCTCAACTCGGCCGATGACACCGGGCGCCCCAACGTGGACCACGTAGCAGGCTACGGTCAGGCCGATGCCCTAGGGGCGGTGCAGGCCATACTGGAGCGGCGCTTTTCCGAGGGTACCGTGGCCCAGGGGCAGGAGCAGGTGGTAACTCTTACGGTTCCGGCGGGCACTCACCGGCTGAAAGCCACCTTGGTCTGGCACGACCCCGAAGCTGCGGCTAATGCTCCCGCTACCCTGCTCAACGACCTCGACCTGACGCTGACCCGGGCCGCCGACGCGCAACGCTGGCTGCCCTGGACCCTAAGTGCCTTTCCTCATCCCGATTCCCTGGCCCTGCCTGCTCGCCGCCGCCCCAACCACCGCGACAATGCCGAGCAGATAACTCTGGATGCTCCCGCTGCCGGTACCTATCAGCTGCGGGTGCGGGGCTACGCCGTGCCGCAGGGGCCGCAGGCTTTCGGCCTTGTGTATGAGTTTGAATCGGGCCTGACGTGGGTGAACCCTACGGCGGCCCGCACCCTGCGCACAGCCGAGGCGGCCGTGTTGCGCTGGCAATGGGCGGGTCCGGCCAGCACGGCGCAGCTGCAGTACCGCCCGGTAGGCCAAACTGCCTGGAGCACGCTTTCCGCTTCCGTTGATCTGCAGCAGCAGGCTTTCCGCTGGACGGCTCCTGCAACCTCCACGCTGGCCCAGGTGCGCCTGCTAACGGGGGGCGTTGCCGTGGAGTCAGACACGTTTCTGGTGGCCTCGCCGCTGGCAGTGCAGGTGCTGTATAGCTGCCCCGAAGAAACGCTGCTGGCCTGGAAACGGGTGCCGGAAGCCACGCAGTATCAGCTTTACCGGCTGGGTGCCACGCACCTGGAGCCCTACCGCCTGCTCACGGATACGGTGGTAACCTTGCCCCCGACCGATGCGGCGGCCCGCTATTATGCCGTAGCACCCTGGGTGGGCGGGCAAGTGCGGGAACAGGGTTTCACGGCCAATGTCGGCCCGGAGAATAATGGGTGTTATGTGCAGTCGTTTTTGCCTGCTCAGCCCGTGGCCGACAACATGCGCTTTAACCTGCTGCTGGGCACTACCTATCGGCTGCAGACCCTGACGCTGGAGCGCCGCAACGCCGATGGCAGCTTCGGGGCCGTGCAGCGCCTGGCTTCGGTGCCCGGTACCACAGTGGAGCTGGCCGATCCAGACCCCGTACCCGGCCGGGGCGAATACCGGGTCCGCCTCGACCTGAATAATGGCCGCACGTACTATAGCGCCGTAGAAGCGGCGTTTTTCGTGCGCAGCACCGCCGATGTACTTGTGTACCCGGTGCCCGCGGTGGCCGGCGAGCCACTGACCGTAGTAGGCCCCCAGGATCAGGCCTTGCACCTCCGGGTTTTTGACCTGACCGGCCGGTTGCGCCTAGAGGTTACCACCAGCAGCAGCACCCTCCAGACCCTCGATACGCGTGCACTGGGGCGGGGTACTTTTCTGCTGAGAATCAGCATTCTTGGCGGCCGGGAAGTAACGCGCCGCATCCTGATGCTATAGCTGGCTTACAGGGCGTAGCCGTCTATTTTAGAAATCAGCTGGCGGCCCTCCTGTTGCTGATCTAACGCCTGCGCCGCTCCACCGCTCTCGGTGCGGGCGGCGCGGCACAGGCAGCAGTCTAGAGTCTGCCGGAAAGGTTAAGCCAACTTTGGGGGTAGGGCGGCTGAGACGGTGCGGGTGCCAACTGCCCGCAAGCTATTAGTCTAGGTCCGGGGCTTTCGGACGGTAGCTGGGGGTAGGAGGTGAAGCAAGGCTTCCAACCCCGACCCGGTAGTGACAACGCCGCCGCCAATCACTTGGTAATCTATATGAGCCCTTGACCTTACCGCAGGCCCGCAAAAGCAAAAGCCCCGACTCGGATGAGTCGGGGCTTTTATAATAAGTGCTAAGCAGAAGCTTAGTACACGTAGTTGAGGGCAGTGCGGTCGTTGGTGTTGAATGGGCGGCTTACACCGTTGCCCACGCAAGCCAGCATCCAGGAGTTCGGGTCAGCGCCGGAAGGAGTGCCGGGGATGAGGATAGCACCCACCGTGCTGGCGCCTTCGTTCGCAGCCGAGCCACCGCAGCTATACGCGCGGTTGAAGTAGTCGGTGTGACGGAAGCCAATGCAGTGGCCTATCTCGTGCGCCATAATGGTGGCAATGTAGCCTACGTTGGAGCTGTTGATAGCCGTCGGGGACAGTTTGAAGCCGGGCGCGGGATTGCCACCCGAGGGGAAGCCGCCCGACTGACCCAGTACGCCGGAGCCCAGGTTGGCAGACGTGATGGGCAGGTTTGCCGTGCCCGAGGTGATGCGGCGGAATGTAATGCGCAGGCCTTCGGCGTTGTAGCGGCGGATAGCTTCATCAACAGCCGACACGTAAGCGGAGGGGAACGAGCCTTCCAGCTTCACGGTCAGTACGCGGGGCAGACCCGTTACCAGGTTGGTGGTGCGATACTGCTCATCTTCGCCTACGCGCAGCAACTGGCCAGCCGGAGCGTCCGCCAGCATTTCGTTGGTCAGCAGAATGTCGCCTTCTACCCGTACGCCACCCTCCACTTGCTGAGCGCCAGCGGCCGTGAAGCCCAGAGCGCGGATCTGATTGATGGTCGTCTCTGATACTTGGCCTTTTACTTCAACGTTGGCTTTTTCTTGGCAAGAGGAAAGGGACAGGCTGGTAACTGCGAACAGCGCCAGGGGGGCGAGTACTTTAAACTTCTTCATAGGGTTTGGTTGTGGTTGGATGAAAGAACGCTGTAAACATAGGTTTTCATTAGTGATATTTCAAAATAAGGCAGTGTTAATTATCAAAATTATATACAAACCATCTTTGTATTGACGAGTTGTTAATTAGGGTGAAATGTCCTAGGAATTGCATTATTTCCTTTTAGAACTATTCAAGGATAATTGATTATTTGGGGTAGAAGCTAAATTTTCTGGTTCGTGACCTATCTGAGGAATAGGACTGTTGTAGCTACATTAAATTCGGTAGTTTACCGGCTAACTATTTCCGCCGTGAAAGGAGGCGCAAGGCCCTCCGCCTCTAAATCTGTATCTTTGTCTAGAACCGATTTTCAGCGGGCCCCTCCTTTCCGCTTTACCATATAGATCTTTCAGGCCGTGGCTTGCTCATCCTGCTCCTCCTCCGGCGGGGGCTGCTCCACTACATCTGCCAAGGGCTGCGGCTCTAAAGGCAGCTGCAGTAGCGGCTGTACCCGCCTCAATGTATTCGACTGGCTCCAGGACTTGGATATGCCCAGCGACTTTAAAGAATTCGACCTTGTAGAAGTCCGGTTTAAGGGCGGACGCAAGGATTTTTACCGCAACAAAAGCCGTATTCCCCTTATCACCGGCGACGCCGTAGTGGTGGAGTCGGCGGGTAGCGGCTGGCATCTGGGCCACGTTTCGCTGAAGGGCGAACTGGTGCGTCTGCAGATGAAGAAGAAGAAAGTGCCCCAGGACTCAAAAGAC is a genomic window containing:
- a CDS encoding LUD domain-containing protein, coding for MAETSRDLILRRIRESLRQPAPQPARPDFTAPLHPRPTSADDLAVAFAQSFVRVGGAFYYCESVEHFYDQLFTYKKEKNLEHLYVWEPELKKLLHEGNIVFQGDEADFRTQADAGLTSCEALVARTGSVLVAAATASGRRLSIYPDQHLVVARTSQVVADIGGALKLMQQKYGADKLPSMISLTTGPSRTADIEKTLVLGAHGPRSIVLFLLDDAPAATA
- a CDS encoding UDP-2,3-diacylglucosamine diphosphatase, which produces MTRPPQLPDLALPTGRRVYFASDFHLGAPDATRSLERERRIVRWLDAAAQDAAAIYLLGDIFDFWFEYRHAIPRGFIRLQGKLAELTDAGLPVTFFTGNHDMWMFDYFTKELNIPVLRHPVSQRIGGHQFHIGHGDGLGPGDHTYKVLKRVFASPVAQWLFARLHPNLGIGIANRWSRHSRLQNGGADEQYFGDEEWLLTYCREVQQQFPHEYYVFGHRHLPLDVEVGVGSRYVNLGEWVNYCSYGVYDGNQLELRHFEQEK
- a CDS encoding zinc-dependent alcohol dehydrogenase — encoded protein: MKALVYHGIKDVRVDTVEDPKIEDARDAIIRVTSTAICGSDLHIYNGSIPQPRPMVLGHEFMGIVEEVGKGVGGKLKVGDRVVVPFPVACGTCYFCNHALPGHCENSNPDHYGPEGGLLTEKGGALFGYTDLYGGYNGGQAEYVRVPYADYGPRVIPDSLTDEQALFLTDIFPTGYSGIDWGEVKGGETVAIFGAGPVGIMAAKSAWLRGAARVVIVDTLQYRLDKAQHATNCETILWENAKDVVEQIRDMSGGRGADVCVEAVGFEPDRNLLDRAKAVVNFEKGSPKVLEACMSAVRRGGIVTVLGVYATPYDNFPIGQFFDKGIKIVGGQAPAHKHIDKLLQYVIDGKVVLDDIITHRLPLSEAAHGYDIFRNKKDNCVKVVLKP
- a CDS encoding S8 family serine peptidase, which gives rise to MSAVAYCHRYLRFLLLAAGITGGSSALAQTAPVRPTARLAPGLDANRAGRVLRVSVSSEAGFRQWLAQKQPRATATAEPHQPGLWQVRGATAAELSQCPYIGFVEVADRAARPERQLNGADFAANKVTAVHTRYPQLAGQGLTVSLKESPLDVNDIDFKGRLVNPNPQAPILNAHSTLMATLIAGGGNSAPAGKGAAWQARIAQASYDNLLPDNDATLVSQGVSVQNHSYGVSVENFYGLEARAYDQQVLRRPELLHVFSAGNSGNQPAPAGPYAGLAAVANLTGQFKNSKNTLTVGATDAFGQVAPLSSRGPAADGRIKPELVAFGDGGTSDAAALVSGVSLLVQQAYRDQQGRLPSAALVKAALLNSADDTGRPNVDHVAGYGQADALGAVQAILERRFSEGTVAQGQEQVVTLTVPAGTHRLKATLVWHDPEAAANAPATLLNDLDLTLTRAADAQRWLPWTLSAFPHPDSLALPARRRPNHRDNAEQITLDAPAAGTYQLRVRGYAVPQGPQAFGLVYEFESGLTWVNPTAARTLRTAEAAVLRWQWAGPASTAQLQYRPVGQTAWSTLSASVDLQQQAFRWTAPATSTLAQVRLLTGGVAVESDTFLVASPLAVQVLYSCPEETLLAWKRVPEATQYQLYRLGATHLEPYRLLTDTVVTLPPTDAAARYYAVAPWVGGQVREQGFTANVGPENNGCYVQSFLPAQPVADNMRFNLLLGTTYRLQTLTLERRNADGSFGAVQRLASVPGTTVELADPDPVPGRGEYRVRLDLNNGRTYYSAVEAAFFVRSTADVLVYPVPAVAGEPLTVVGPQDQALHLRVFDLTGRLRLEVTTSSSTLQTLDTRALGRGTFLLRISILGGREVTRRILML
- a CDS encoding M57 family metalloprotease, producing the protein MKKFKVLAPLALFAVTSLSLSSCQEKANVEVKGQVSETTINQIRALGFTAAGAQQVEGGVRVEGDILLTNEMLADAPAGQLLRVGEDEQYRTTNLVTGLPRVLTVKLEGSFPSAYVSAVDEAIRRYNAEGLRITFRRITSGTANLPITSANLGSGVLGQSGGFPSGGNPAPGFKLSPTAINSSNVGYIATIMAHEIGHCIGFRHTDYFNRAYSCGGSAANEGASTVGAILIPGTPSGADPNSWMLACVGNGVSRPFNTNDRTALNYVY